In the Triticum aestivum cultivar Chinese Spring chromosome 2B, IWGSC CS RefSeq v2.1, whole genome shotgun sequence genome, atttttatttaacaataaccagtatacttagactggcacaatactagtttgaatgactatgtttgcttgttgttaaatgttaggcctgttgcatttaacacaccttttcacttgttttgctttagtagcgtgcttaaacctgcacactgaagctatcttttggagattattttgcctgccatggataattttggttgatgtttagcctgttgtgcttaacatgcctctcaatgtacctacacaggacaattttggaaACCATttttgttttccatcgaggttagtttcattccatggcttatatatactcactgtttaggatatcggtagctggtaccgtATAGgttgggggctgataagggactaatcggtgaatcggacttttagcTGAATATACCtataacccatttatcgttaggttaactagggccatatgtaatatatctgaggctacatagcaacatgcactatacttaatgtctaaatatgcaatcgaaggctacatagcaacaaggaagagtatTACCTTAATGtcctgatgatgtctagatatacgtagaagagcagcaagagcaacaacaacaacaacaacaacaacaacacaaccctgtttggatactcaacttagttagaggttagagttagtttctagctcatgactaaccctgaactaactccatccaaagaggtgtttggatgacagggttagattgacaataaatgcactaggagaactagctccaattagcacctatTGGGTTGGATAGTtcttttgggtgggttagatgcaactagctcaaactagccctcatgtttggatatactttagggtatttgagcccgaactagctcaaactaactctaacttatggatacaacaacagttaatcagtcgataatttgtaagaatgcaataaactccttccgggccatgatataagatgttaattcatctaatatgtgagtatattggatgttataagatattataaaagagtgttatactacttcattgtgcaattgttgtttagcttctaatattaacttggtgcttttagatacatatgtcattggtaaagatccgcatttcgaccctttctgtgtatggggcaatgagacatcgatgaaccagcatcaagtgaggaagctgataaagattgttagtaaaatgggtcaaaatatggcaattaaactatttgtttacactttatccaagacaacagcgaactgcaggatggtaagtaagaactctgcaaccttctttttactgcccataataagttgtgttagatgacaatgtctgattcttttttcctttgcagtggttcccaaatcagtttactcaagattacctatcaaactacatgattggtgggcatgcaaatgttaaagtatttctaccagaacacaatgattatctactccctcctttccggtttatagggcttatctcaaaattttagttttttcattttataaggctcaatttggttgtttcccatcacatgttcagattccaaggtgcattaaatcattgcatgcaagtattgagagaaaattgatcaatgcatgtactttatgcatgcatgcattgcaattaatgcattgataaataaatttttttgagaaaaacaagagcattaattaggtgcttttgcaaactacaaaaagtattccaccactcaccatctaccttggttggtgagatttttgaattgagccttataaaccggaaaggagggagtagatgttttcacgaagaccgtgaaggatgggcggtcggccatcacaagggattggactagagtcgtgcgtgccttctgcatggaggacacaatatgggcattccgcttcaccttgttcagcaactagaatgtatttcgtctctttctttaccgtctttagtAGTATCTCCGCTACGATGAATTGTGTGTGCATTTTGAACTTGATCTCTCTAAACAGGTGGATATGAATGGGCTGAGGTTGAAGGAGCTGGAACCAATGGCCTGCGATGAATTAGTATTTATTTAACCAAGTGTTAGATGTTTTATAAATGTAAGTCGCAATGCAACTAATTTTTAGCCCAAGTTCTTAAAATCAAGTCGAATTGAATCAAATGTGTTGAGAAGTTTGGATTATTGGGGAAGAAGCTTTGTAGTCAATGACAAGCAGGACCTACATGTAAGAAAAATAATATGAAAACCACCTTTTGGCGAATCCATGTTTGCGTGTTTCCTCTCCATCTGCGATATGGAGGCTGCCCATATGACTGACATCTGCTAGAGTTACTCCAATGACTACTGGCTGACAAGTAATGTGTAAATGTGTATAGTAAGATTGTCAAAGAACGACAGTGATGACTTTCAAAAAAGAAGGAACGACGGTGATGAAATTACGAAGTCTTGAAACTGAAAACGTCTGCCCACGTTACCTATGTAGGAGTATTTCCTGCGAAAGTGTAAACTCTCTCTTTCTTCTCTGGCCTACATTTCTAACATCCCTGTAGAAACATTCCTCCAAGGAACCGTGTACAATGAGGAAAATTCTCATGATCATTTTACTTTTGATATATAAGACAGGGTCCATATAAATAGCTGACGATAGGAACTTCGAGGCTTCCATCTCATACTTTATCGTCCAGCTCCGACTGTGGCGACTTCTGGGCCTTCTCACTCGCCACACCCTGCCGCTCCTTGCCTCCGGGTTTCGAAGACGCGCTGCTGTACCATATCATCCCAACAATGGCGAGGATCATACCAAACGCCACGTGGAAATTCAGGCCTTCTTTCCCGAACAACAGAAATCCCAGGGTTAGCACGAGAATTGTCTTCATGTGTCCGATCACTTGAAACGTGACGGCGGTGAATCTCCCAATGCATATGAATTGGCTGAGATTGGTCCCGACTGAAATAACGCATGACAGCACAATGAAGAACTGAAAGGCGATGGGGAAATGGAGTCAGTCAACAGCAGAAACTGGTTATGTCAGCAAGCAAGCAATAAGTAGGAGAACTGATACAAAACAAAGAATGCCAGTCATTCATCTCTTTGAAGGCTCAACGTATAATATTCTATATACCGAGGAATGGGTAAATTATATTTATTTTTATAGTATATTACTAGCTAACTTTGCAGACAACTGGATCCTTCCATCACTATGCAACCTTATCATGCAACCAACTACCTGTGTTTTGAGTGACTGGTTATTACAGATAATGATTCAGAATTAATCCAGTTTTAAAAGCAAATGAAACAACAATTGAGTTGCAGTAATCTTTGTATTATATATGATGTATTTACCAATCACTGCAATGTCATAAAATAATGTACTATGGAATGTTGGCAAGCATCATGATGTGATATATATTCTTCATTTGGTTACATACCGTCACTGTGCTGGTGTAGTGAAAAGTGTCGATTCTATTCCTGGTCAGCCAGAAGTCCACGAATGGGCCTAATATCAACAGTGAAGCTGCTTGAGCTGGTGCAGTGTGACCCAAGAGTTTGAGTGAGTTGAGCGAGTACTTCCGTTGAAGGTAATTGACATACTGCAAAATGAAGGATCCGGACAATAATAAATACAAGAAAAGAAAGAGTTGTTAAAAATGCACACACAAAACGGGAGTCTAGGACAAAACTTCTGTGGGCACAAATAAATATGTATAAATGAAGTAGAACCTTTTACTACTTACTAGCATGTTTTTGAGATATTAATTGGGCAGAGGTTTCTGTATATGTGTAAGTCTCACTTAAGATATAGGGAGTCAAAGAAAATGCTACAAAAGAGATATCAGAGAACCTCAGCTAGTGAAATAAAATAATAAATATGCACAATAACCTAGGACTTCAATGCAAGCCTTCCATTGGATCTCATGCAGACCCAGTCTAATATCTTGTATTTATTATAACCAGGAATAGCAGCTAAGGCATCAGTCAATGCAGTCGATATTTTTACTGTCCAACAAACTTAATGAACAAACAATGCAGTTTAAGATGAGAAATACATGATAGCCTGGAACTCTACAAAGACTGAATTCTGAAGGGAGAAATAAAACATGTAGTATGGCAGGAACCAGGAATAAGATATCAATATGATATAAATTGATGCCCATTAACATAAGTACCATATAATATGCAGCAGCGAACAAAATGAATTCACTGACATTCTTGTACTTACATGCTGTTGTAAAGCAGTGCCGCAAACTGCTATTACGGCAGCTACCAATCCTTGCGCATTTACACTAACATCAGAAACTGTACACACTCCCACACCTACAAGGACAACCACTATACTAAGCTTTGTATCCCTCGAGTAACGGAAATTTTCGAACAGGACCTCCATAATGCATAGAAGTGGAATAATAGATAGCTTCGCAATCTGAACACAAAAATGATGAAAAAGCAGTTTAGTATATAAACTACATCGATGAATTGAAAATAGCAGGAGTTGTATATTGTACCTGATAAAAGCCAACAGAGTTCCACATCAAGCTAACATTCATTCCAACAATTGATAGGTTTGCAAAAAATACAAACTTTACTAGCTCCGATAGAGGTAAATGAGATGGCTGAACGTATCCTAACCATTTCATTACCAATGTCATCAAAGTGGTAGTTGCAAAATGCATCCCAGTCAATGTTGTGGCTGTACAAACAAGCACAATAATAACACAACATTAGTGGCACAAAAGATGGTCAACGAAAGAATACACATACTCCATTTATGGGCTTAAGGTCATCAGCCTCTAAATAAGTAGTTCTAATAAAATTCCCGCAAATGTTATACCTGAATACACATCTCAAGCTAAAGGTGCACATATAGATATAGTGGCTTACAAACATTACTTTTAGTGTTCCCATAAAGTCTACCAATCTCATTACTACATCTCCATTGGAAGTCAAGATCATTGTCTTATTTATTGAAAATTCGACGCCTCTCGATTTCTAAAATTGCAAGTTCAACCAGTTTAATGTTCCACGGTAaatgtgatgatatctttcatagaAAGAAATAGAATTACAAGTCCAGCAAAATTTAGATAAGGATATATGTATAGCACCCTAGTTGAACCAATCCAATGTtcgatggggtccaagcttgtaaaTTTGCAAGTTCAACAGTCCAATGTTCCATGATAAAGGACATAACATATGGCTTCCATTGACATAAATAGAATTACAAGTCCAACAAAATTTAAATAAGGATATATGTGTCCTGTCCTAGTTTGATCAATGTGATACAAGGGAAAGCAACGAAGGAAGAGACAATGTACGGAACACAGTTGGGCAGTTCAGTTTGAGATTACAGCGATACCTGATGTTCTATTTTGCTAAAAACAACAGATGTTCTACAGATAAAAATACCAAAGTGTTGCAGTGTATTCTTACCAAAGCTAAAACCATGTGTAGCCATTAAGGCCTTGTTGACCATGATTATGCCAACCGAAGTTACAACATTGAACATCCATGCCCCAGCATCCAATGCTGCTTTTTTCTCTGCCTTGCTTCCTGGTGCCATGGTTTCTTATCATGTAGGGTCTAATGCTAATTCTAATGTACAAAAAGGCCCGCTTTCAGTGTACAATGTGGTGCACCTAACATAAAAAAAGGCAGTTGTCATAAGTACAGCAGTTAATACCATCACAAATAGGTAGCACCAGACACCACTAGATTTGTAGCCAAGTGTGAAACAAAACTATCTAGAATGCCAATGATGTGCAAAGATGAAATTCC is a window encoding:
- the LOC123045964 gene encoding UDP-rhamnose/UDP-galactose transporter 6; its protein translation is MAPGSKAEKKAALDAGAWMFNVVTSVGIIMVNKALMATHGFSFATTLTGMHFATTTLMTLVMKWLGYVQPSHLPLSELVKFVFFANLSIVGMNVSLMWNSVGFYQIAKLSIIPLLCIMEVLFENFRYSRDTKLSIVVVLVGVGVCTVSDVSVNAQGLVAAVIAVCGTALQQHYVNYLQRKYSLNSLKLLGHTAPAQAASLLILGPFVDFWLTRNRIDTFHYTSTVTFFIVLSCVISVGTNLSQFICIGRFTAVTFQVIGHMKTILVLTLGFLLFGKEGLNFHVAFGMILAIVGMIWYSSASSKPGGKERQGVASEKAQKSPQSELDDKV